The following coding sequences are from one Triticum aestivum cultivar Chinese Spring chromosome 5A, IWGSC CS RefSeq v2.1, whole genome shotgun sequence window:
- the LOC123105411 gene encoding bZIP transcription factor RISBZ2 isoform X2 translates to MERVFSVEEIPDPFWGQPSPRPAAAGGGGAEGAMNRCPSEWCFQKFLEEAVLDSPAADPTPMAGASGGGAAQVKQTAAAAASGAVVDPVEYNAMLKQKLEKDLAAVAMWRASGAMPPERFAANPSLPNADVQHIGTINPIGGNVVPVQNKLAGGASGVLGPQLVQNADALVKQAASSSSREQSEDDDMEGEDEITGNGAPTDQRLRRRKQSNRESARRSRSRKAAHLNELEAQVSQLRVENSSLLRRLADVNQKYNGAAVDNRVLKADVETLRAKVKMAEDSVKRVTGMSALFPAGSDMSSLSMPFTGSPSEATSDAAVPDDLSAYFSTSEAGGNNGYMPEMASSAQEDDNFLNEAMDTGKMGRPDSLHRVASLEHLQKRMCGGPASSGSTS, encoded by the exons ATGGAGCGCGTCTTCTCCGTCGAGGAGATCCCCGACCCCTTCTGGGGCCAGCCGTCGCCGCGGCCGGCGGCCGCTGGAGGGGGCGGCGCGGAGGGCGCGATGAACCGGTGCCCGTCCGAGTGGTGCTTCCAGAAGTTCCTCGAGGAGGCCGTGCTCGACAGCCCCGCCGCAGACCCTACCCCGATGGCCGGTGCTAGCGGGGGCGGGGCCGCGCAGGTGAAGCagaccgccgctgccgctgcctcggGCGCTGTGGTGGACCCGGTGGAGTACAACGCCATGCTCAAGCAGAAGCTCGAGAAggacctcgccgccgtcgccatgtGGAGG GCCTCTGGTGCCATGCCTCCAGAACGTTTTGCAGCTAATCCGTCATTGCCAAATGCAGATGTTCAGCATATAGGCACTATTAATCCCATAGGAG GTAATGTGGTTCCAGTTCAAAACAAGCTAGCTGGTGGCGCAAGTGGGGTATTGGGTCCACAATTGGTACAAAATGCTGATGCCCTTGTAAAGCAAGCCGCTAGCTCTTCTTCGCGGGAGCAGTCAGAAGATGATGATATGGAAGGAGAAGATGAGATCACTGGGAATGGGGCCCCTACTGATCAAAGACTGCGGAGGAG GAAGCAATCCAATCGGGAATCGGCCAGGCGTTCAAGAAGCAGAAAGGCAGCTCACCTGAATGAGCTAGAAGCACAG GTATCACAGTTAAGAGTTGAGAACTCCTCACTGTTAAGGCGACTTGCTGATGTTAATCAGAAATACAATGGTGCTGCTGTCGACAATAGGGTATTAAAAGCAGATGTTGAAACCTTAAGAGCAAAG gtgaagatggcagaggaCTCAGTGAAGCGGGTGACAGGCATGAGCGCTCTGTTCCCTGCTGGCTCCGACATGTCATCCCTCAGCATGCCCTTCACCGGCTCCCCATCAGAGGCCACCTCTGACGCGGCCGTCCCAGACGACCTCAGCGCTTACTTCTCCACAAGCGAGGCCGGAGGTAACAACGGGTACATGCCTGAGATGGCTTCCTCAGCGCAAGAGGATGACAATTTCCTCAACGAGGCCATGGATACCGGCAAGATGGGCAGACCCGATTCGCTGCATCGTGTAGCGAGCCTGGAGCACCTCCAGAAGAGGATGTGTGGCGGGCCGGCTTCGTCCGGATCGACCTCATAG
- the LOC123105411 gene encoding bZIP transcription factor RISBZ2 isoform X1 — MERVFSVEEIPDPFWGQPSPRPAAAGGGGAEGAMNRCPSEWCFQKFLEEAVLDSPAADPTPMAGASGGGAAQVKQTAAAAASGAVVDPVEYNAMLKQKLEKDLAAVAMWRASGAMPPERFAANPSLPNADVQHIGTINPIGGNVVPVQNKLAGGASGVLGPQLVQNADALVKQAASSSSREQSEDDDMEGEDEITGNGAPTDQRLRRSFLTGSRKQSNRESARRSRSRKAAHLNELEAQVSQLRVENSSLLRRLADVNQKYNGAAVDNRVLKADVETLRAKVKMAEDSVKRVTGMSALFPAGSDMSSLSMPFTGSPSEATSDAAVPDDLSAYFSTSEAGGNNGYMPEMASSAQEDDNFLNEAMDTGKMGRPDSLHRVASLEHLQKRMCGGPASSGSTS; from the exons ATGGAGCGCGTCTTCTCCGTCGAGGAGATCCCCGACCCCTTCTGGGGCCAGCCGTCGCCGCGGCCGGCGGCCGCTGGAGGGGGCGGCGCGGAGGGCGCGATGAACCGGTGCCCGTCCGAGTGGTGCTTCCAGAAGTTCCTCGAGGAGGCCGTGCTCGACAGCCCCGCCGCAGACCCTACCCCGATGGCCGGTGCTAGCGGGGGCGGGGCCGCGCAGGTGAAGCagaccgccgctgccgctgcctcggGCGCTGTGGTGGACCCGGTGGAGTACAACGCCATGCTCAAGCAGAAGCTCGAGAAggacctcgccgccgtcgccatgtGGAGG GCCTCTGGTGCCATGCCTCCAGAACGTTTTGCAGCTAATCCGTCATTGCCAAATGCAGATGTTCAGCATATAGGCACTATTAATCCCATAGGAG GTAATGTGGTTCCAGTTCAAAACAAGCTAGCTGGTGGCGCAAGTGGGGTATTGGGTCCACAATTGGTACAAAATGCTGATGCCCTTGTAAAGCAAGCCGCTAGCTCTTCTTCGCGGGAGCAGTCAGAAGATGATGATATGGAAGGAGAAGATGAGATCACTGGGAATGGGGCCCCTACTGATCAAAGACTGCGGAGGAG CTTCTTGACTGGTTCCAGGAAGCAATCCAATCGGGAATCGGCCAGGCGTTCAAGAAGCAGAAAGGCAGCTCACCTGAATGAGCTAGAAGCACAG GTATCACAGTTAAGAGTTGAGAACTCCTCACTGTTAAGGCGACTTGCTGATGTTAATCAGAAATACAATGGTGCTGCTGTCGACAATAGGGTATTAAAAGCAGATGTTGAAACCTTAAGAGCAAAG gtgaagatggcagaggaCTCAGTGAAGCGGGTGACAGGCATGAGCGCTCTGTTCCCTGCTGGCTCCGACATGTCATCCCTCAGCATGCCCTTCACCGGCTCCCCATCAGAGGCCACCTCTGACGCGGCCGTCCCAGACGACCTCAGCGCTTACTTCTCCACAAGCGAGGCCGGAGGTAACAACGGGTACATGCCTGAGATGGCTTCCTCAGCGCAAGAGGATGACAATTTCCTCAACGAGGCCATGGATACCGGCAAGATGGGCAGACCCGATTCGCTGCATCGTGTAGCGAGCCTGGAGCACCTCCAGAAGAGGATGTGTGGCGGGCCGGCTTCGTCCGGATCGACCTCATAG